CACGACGGTTGCGCGCCGAGACGTACTCCTCGACCGCCACAACGATCGTGGCGTTCATCGACCGGTGCTCCTGCTCGGCGAGCTGCTTGAGCCGCTCGTGCAGTCCGTCGGGCAGATTTACGGTGGTGACCATATGGAAATCATACCGGCCACACGCAGGGAAACCACCTTTCCCGAGGCCTACGCGAGGCTCCAGGCGATGCCGTCGAGGATGTCGTGCTCGGAGGCGACCACCGAAGGCATACCGGCCCGCTCCATGATGACGCGGAGCACCAACGCCCCCGCGCCGATCACGTCGGCCCGGCCCGGGTGCATCACCGGGATGGCCAGCCGCTGCTCGCGGGACTTCGCCAGCAGGTCGGCGGTGACGTCGGCGACCTGCTCGTACGACACCCGGGCGTGGTGGATGCGCGCCGGGTCGTACTCCTTGAGGCCCTGGGCGATGGCGACCACGGTGGTGACCGACCCGGCGAGCCCGACCAGCGTGGCGGCCTCGCGGCCCGGCACGGCCGCCAGCGCCCGGTCCACCGCGACCGCGATGTCGGCCTGGGCGGCCGCGATCTCGTCCAGGGTCGGCGGGTCGCCGTGCAGGTGCCGCTCGGTCATCCGGACGCAGCCGATGTCCATCGAGATGGCGGCCTCGACGCCACCCTCGCGGGTGCCGACCACGAACTCGGTGGAGCCGCCGCCGATGTCGACCACCAGGTACGGCGGCTCGGCGTCGGCGGGCAGGCCGCGCACCGCGCCGGTGAACGAGAGCCGGGCCTCCTCGTCGCCGGTCACCACCTCGGGCTCGACGCCCAGGGTCTGCTCGACCATGGCCCGGAAGTCGGCGGCGTTGGCGGCGTCCCGGGTCGCCGAGGTGGCGCACATCCGGACCCGCTCGGCGCCCAGCTTCTCGATCTCGGCCGCATACGACGCCAGCGCGACCCGGGTGCGCTCGATCGCCTCGGGGGCGAGCCGGCCCGTCTTGTCGACGCCCTGGCCGAGCCGGACGATCTCCATCCGGCGGGTCACGTCGACCAGCGGCGCCTGCGGACCGGCGGACGGGTCGGGCAGGTCGGCGACCAGCAGGCGGATCGAGTTGGTCCCGCAGTCGATGGCGGCCACACGCGTCGTCACGGCAGCAACCCTACGGCAGCGCCCCGGCCGGGGCGCCACGGTTGCGGGCGCGGCCCCGTTCCCGATGACCCGACGGTCTCAGCCCTCCCGGCTGCGCCACTCGTCGGGCAGGTCGGTTCCGGAGCCGACGCCTCCGGGCCCGCCCAGCAGGTGCCCGCCGAGCGGCGTCAGCCGGTGCAGCACCGCCGGGCCGTCGCGCCCGGTCCGGATCAGACCGGCGGCCCGCAGCGCCGTCATGTGCTCCGACGCGGTCGAGATGCTGACCCCGGCCGCCCGGGCCAGCGCCGTGGTGGTGTGCCGGCCGGGCTGACCCAGCCGACGCAGCAACGCCGCCCGGGTGGCCCCGAGGAGGCGGCCGAGCGGATCGGCGCCCGGGGCGGCGGCGCCGCCCGGCATCGCGGCGGGGTAGACGAGCAGGACCGGACGGCCCGGCTCGACCAGCACCCGGGGGCGCGGACCGGCGAGCGGCGAGGGCAACAGGACGAGACCCTCGCCGGTGCCGGTCACGTCCCCACTCCACCACGTCCGCACCTCCAGCACCGGCGGCCGCCAGCGGATCGCCGGATGCAGTCCGGCGAAGAGGCCCTCCAGGCCACCCGTGGCCAACCGGTGCGTGGCGGTCGCTACCTGGTGGCGGTGGACGGACGTCAGATCGGCCCAGTGCGGCGCGAGCACGGCCCCGAACCAGGTGGCCACCGCCTCGTCGAACAGGTCCAGGATCGCCGGGTCCGCCTCGGCGAACCGGCGGCGCAGCGGCGTCGCCGGCAGCTCGGCGTACGCCGCGATGAGCTCGGCCCGGACCCGTCGGGGCGGGGTGGCCCGGATCGCCGCCAGGCCAGCCGGCACCGAGTCCAGGCCCTCGAACGGGGTGAGGAAGTCCGGCAGCCGACCGCGGACGGGCAGCAGGTGTGCCAGCGATGCGGCGGCGGCGCGCACCGGTGCTGCCGCGGCGGCGGCCGCCTGCCGCGCGGCGAGGGCCGGCACCAGGCCGGCGG
The window above is part of the Micromonospora inositola genome. Proteins encoded here:
- a CDS encoding ribbon-helix-helix domain-containing protein yields the protein MVTTVNLPDGLHERLKQLAEQEHRSMNATIVVAVEEYVSARNRRARVRDLAREVADRDAELLRRLAE
- a CDS encoding ArsR/SmtB family transcription factor, whose amino-acid sequence is MLRLQLTPVDLCRVRFVDTLHPVGTAMLARQALHDPTAAGLVPALAARQAAAAAAAPVRAAAASLAHLLPVRGRLPDFLTPFEGLDSVPAGLAAIRATPPRRVRAELIAAYAELPATPLRRRFAEADPAILDLFDEAVATWFGAVLAPHWADLTSVHRHQVATATHRLATGGLEGLFAGLHPAIRWRPPVLEVRTWWSGDVTGTGEGLVLLPSPLAGPRPRVLVEPGRPVLLVYPAAMPGGAAAPGADPLGRLLGATRAALLRRLGQPGRHTTTALARAAGVSISTASEHMTALRAAGLIRTGRDGPAVLHRLTPLGGHLLGGPGGVGSGTDLPDEWRSREG
- a CDS encoding Ppx/GppA phosphatase family protein, whose protein sequence is MAAIDCGTNSIRLLVADLPDPSAGPQAPLVDVTRRMEIVRLGQGVDKTGRLAPEAIERTRVALASYAAEIEKLGAERVRMCATSATRDAANAADFRAMVEQTLGVEPEVVTGDEEARLSFTGAVRGLPADAEPPYLVVDIGGGSTEFVVGTREGGVEAAISMDIGCVRMTERHLHGDPPTLDEIAAAQADIAVAVDRALAAVPGREAATLVGLAGSVTTVVAIAQGLKEYDPARIHHARVSYEQVADVTADLLAKSREQRLAIPVMHPGRADVIGAGALVLRVIMERAGMPSVVASEHDILDGIAWSLA